DNA from Massilia antarctica:
TGCGCGGGCTCGGTTCCTGCTCGATCCGTTCCTGCGAGGCGAGGGCGATGAAGGCGAGGCCGTCATCAAGCAGCGGCGCTTGGCCCGCGCCGGGCAGGGGGGCGCGCAGGACCAGCAGGGCCAAGGTCGCCGCCATTGCGCTGCCCGCCAGGCCCCATTGCGCGGGCGAGAGCCGCTGGTACCAGCGCCTGGGCGCGAACTGGGCGGCAAAGGCGGCCATCAGGGCCTGTTCCACGCGCGCGGGGGTGCTGCAAGCGGCGCTGGCGCTGCGCAGGGCGGCCAGCGGGGCGGCCAGGTCGGGGTCGGGGCAATCGTGGTTCATGGCGTTCTTTCGGCAATCAGTCGTGCAAGGCGGGACGGTGGGCCGCCAGCCGTTTGGCCAGCGCGGCGCGCCCGCGCGAGAGGCGCGAGCGTACGGTGCCGATATCGACCTGGCAGATCTCGGCAATCTCCAGGTAGGACATGTCGTGCAGCTCGTAGAGGATGACCGCGTCGCGGTAGTGGGGCGCCAGCAGGCTGAGCGCGCGCCGCACCTGTTCGGCCAGTTCGTTGTCGAGCAGGCGCGCCAGCGGTTCGCCCTCGTCGCTGCCGGGGTCGAAGGCGCCCTCGTCATCGTCGTCGGTATCGGGCAGGCTGGCCAGGCGCAGGCGCGGCTGTTCGTGCTTGAGGATCAGCTTGCGCGCCACGCCGAACAAGAAGTGCAGCAGCAGGCCGCGCAGCGGATCGTAGCGCAAGCTCCCGGTCAGCAGACCCATGAACACTTCCTGGACGATGTCGGCCGCCGTGTCGCCCGAGCCGGTGCGCAGCAGGGCGAAGCGGTACAGGGGCGCCTGGTGGCGCTGGTACAGGGTCTGGAATGCGGCGCCCGCGCCATCGCGCAATTGGTGCAGCAGGTCGGTGTCGGCAGGTATGGGCGGCATGGTCATGGTGGTCTCGTCCCTGTATTGCCGCCCGGGGAAGAAAAAGTTCCAACTATTTTTTAATCGATCCAGTTCACACGCGGGAACTTGGCGCGGAACTCGTCCGGCATCGTCACCACTTGCGTGCTCTTGTAGTTGAAGAAGACGAACCCGGACTTGGCCATGGCGATCTGTTTCTTGTCGCGCGGGCGGGTCACGCGGAAGATCAGGTCGCCGCCGTACTTGTTGAAATCCATGACGCCCACTTCGAACAGCAACTGGTCGCGCGCATGCGCTTCGGCGCGGTAGGTGGTGGCCAGGTCGGTGACGATGATGCCGGTGCCGTCGCGCTCGGTTTCGGCGACGCCAAATTCGTACAGGAAGCGCGCGCGCGCCTCGGAAATCATCGAAATCATCGAATCGTTGCCGAGGTGGTTAGCGCCGTTGATGTCGGTCACCCTGACGGTGAGCGGGGTCGTGTAGTAATACTGTTCTTCCGGGAAATCGAGGATCAGGCGGGCCATAGGGATACCGATTGCATGGTGGACGGGGCAAACGCCGATTTTAGCGGATCATGCCCGGCCCGGCCGATTTGTTACCGCGTCGGCTACCGCGCCGGCTGGCGCGCCGCCGTCTCAGGGCGAGCCCGCGCGCACCAGCCGGTAGATCTTGCCGGTGGATGCGATCAGGTACAGCTCGCCATTGCCATCCTGGCCGAACGATTGCACGCCGTCGATGTCGGGAATGGTCCAGCTGGTCTCCTCGGTGACCTTGTTGTCCCTGAGCAGGAAGCTCCTGAGGTAGCCGCCGCAATAATCGGAATAGAAGTAGCGCCCGGCCAGCTCGGCAATCGCCTTGCCGCGGTACACATAGCCACCCGTGATCGAGCAGCCGTTGACACTGCCGTGATCGTACTCGAAGGCGGGCATGGTCAGAGCGGACTTGTTGCAGATGGCCGCGTTGTAGCACAGCGACCCTTCCGAGATGCTCCAGCCATAGTTCAGGCCCGCCTGGGACAGGCCGGCGATGTCGACTTCCTCGCGCCTGGCCTGGCCGACGTCGGCGATGTACAGACGCTCCGTATCGAAGGCATAGCGCCAGGGATTGCGCAGGCCGGAAGCCCAGATCTCGGCGCGGCGCGCGGACTGGCCGGCGAAGGGATTGGTCGCTGGAATGACGTACGGCTGCGCGCCGCGCGCATTGGCCACGTCCAGGCGCAGCATCTTGCCGAGCAGGACATTGAGGTTTTGCGCATTGCCGTCCGGGTCGCCCGCACCGCCGCCGTCGCCCGTGGCCAGGTACAGGAAGCCGTCCGGACCGAAGCTGACCAGGCCGCCGTAATGGTTGGTGGCGCCGGGGTGGGGAATGCGGATGATTTCCAGCACCGCCGATGGTTCGGCCAGGTTGCGGTTGGCGGCCGACACGCTGTGCCGTTCGACCACGATGTTGTTGCCGGCATCGGTGTAATAGATGAAGAACCAGCCGTTGCTGGCGTACTGGGGATGGAAGGCCATCGACAGCAGGCCGCCTTCGCCGCTGGCGGCAACCCGGTTGCGGATGTCGAGGAAGGGCGTGGCCAGCAGGGCGCCATCCTGCATCACGAAAATGCGGCCGCTGCGGTCGACGATGAACTGGCGCGGATCGCCGGCCGGGGCCGTGAGGAACACGGCGCCGTCCACCCTGGCCACGTCGCGCACGGCCAAGGTCAGGGTGCTGCTGCTGTAGCTGACGTTGACGATGGCGGTGGCGCCATCGGCCACGGTGGCGCTCTGGACCGGCGCGCTGGCGCTCCAGCTCAGGTTGCCGCTGAGGACGCTGTCGGCGCTGACGGTGTAGCTGCCGGGTGCCAGTCCGGACAAGGTCTGGCCGCTGCTGATGGTTTTTGCGTAGGAAGCCGGGCCGCTGATGCGCACCGCCGCCGGCAGGCCGGCGGGCAGCTTGGCCAGGTTGATCGTCAGGGCGCCGTTGCCGGCCTGGTGCTTGCCGCCGTCCGACCCACCGCAGGCGGACAGCACAAGCATGGCGAGCGCGGCCAGGATGGTGCGCAACCGGGGTGTGAGCATGTCATCCTCCGCAGTGTCTTGAGCGATTGACAATACGGGCCATGCCGGCGATGGTCTGTGCGCCATCGCACGCCGTTCAGCGGGCAGTGGCGGCGGCAGGGGCGGCGCTGCGCACGGCCATCAGGTAAAACAGGAGCGAGGCCAGCGAACAGCCCAGCAGCAGCGAAAACAGCAGCGCAGGCGCGGCGTTGAACTGGAGCAGGGCCGCGATGGCGATCGGGCCGGCGGCGCGCGACAGCAGGGCCGGCCCGGCCAGGGCGCCGGAAATGGCGCCATAGTTGCGCGTGCCGAACAGGATCTGGGGCA
Protein-coding regions in this window:
- a CDS encoding RNA polymerase sigma factor, producing the protein MTMPPIPADTDLLHQLRDGAGAAFQTLYQRHQAPLYRFALLRTGSGDTAADIVQEVFMGLLTGSLRYDPLRGLLLHFLFGVARKLILKHEQPRLRLASLPDTDDDDEGAFDPGSDEGEPLARLLDNELAEQVRRALSLLAPHYRDAVILYELHDMSYLEIAEICQVDIGTVRSRLSRGRAALAKRLAAHRPALHD
- a CDS encoding thioesterase family protein; this translates as MARLILDFPEEQYYYTTPLTVRVTDINGANHLGNDSMISMISEARARFLYEFGVAETERDGTGIIVTDLATTYRAEAHARDQLLFEVGVMDFNKYGGDLIFRVTRPRDKKQIAMAKSGFVFFNYKSTQVVTMPDEFRAKFPRVNWID
- a CDS encoding PQQ-dependent sugar dehydrogenase yields the protein MLTPRLRTILAALAMLVLSACGGSDGGKHQAGNGALTINLAKLPAGLPAAVRISGPASYAKTISSGQTLSGLAPGSYTVSADSVLSGNLSWSASAPVQSATVADGATAIVNVSYSSSTLTLAVRDVARVDGAVFLTAPAGDPRQFIVDRSGRIFVMQDGALLATPFLDIRNRVAASGEGGLLSMAFHPQYASNGWFFIYYTDAGNNIVVERHSVSAANRNLAEPSAVLEIIRIPHPGATNHYGGLVSFGPDGFLYLATGDGGGAGDPDGNAQNLNVLLGKMLRLDVANARGAQPYVIPATNPFAGQSARRAEIWASGLRNPWRYAFDTERLYIADVGQARREEVDIAGLSQAGLNYGWSISEGSLCYNAAICNKSALTMPAFEYDHGSVNGCSITGGYVYRGKAIAELAGRYFYSDYCGGYLRSFLLRDNKVTEETSWTIPDIDGVQSFGQDGNGELYLIASTGKIYRLVRAGSP